The Podarcis raffonei isolate rPodRaf1 chromosome 7, rPodRaf1.pri, whole genome shotgun sequence nucleotide sequence TTCCCAACTAGAGTTGGTGCTACTTGGCTCCATGGAAAAGGTGCTACTATATGTTTATTCAGAGATAAGTCCTGTTAACAGTCAAGGTCCTGTTCTTCCTGTCATCCCCTTTAATTAGTAGCTTTCTGCCTCAGCCTCTTTTCAAGCTGCTTTTGCACTTGCAATTAATTCCTTCCTGTTCATTTAGCATGGTCACAGACTCCCCAAACTGACTTAGTTCGCTTGGGAAATTGGAGATAGGAGTTAATTACTGGTTTACTCCTAGCAGCCAGATAATTGCTCTTTATTTCCCTTTTGTCTTGCAGTTGCAAAATACAGGAGCATTAGTCCCTTTAAGAGAAAGGGGGCAAGGAGGGAGCTACTTGTTAAACTTCTGTGCGCCCTGAAAGGCTGCAGAGAACACCCAAGCAAGGCTGGGGCTACAGTTACACTTTAAGATTCAGTAACAACAACGAAAGGCCCACCACAAACCAGTTCTGTCTGAAAAATAATGGGAGAGTAACAAAGAGAGCAGGGAATGCAATTATTTGGCACCCATGTCATCGGGATTGTCATTGGAAAGGGTGAACTAATGATGTCCTCTTGCTTGAGGCTTAATATGTAAGACCTTTACTTTTAATAGCTCTCTGGTGAATAGACAAAGCAGCATTGCAGTATAATTGCCACTGCAATGCACAGCTGAAGAATTATTTGCCATAAAAGCGCACCTATAAAACTCCATGCCCTTTTCTGGAAACACACAAGGGGACAGATTTGGCACAGGAGGAACTGCAGAACAGTCCGGTAGTGCTTTTGCAAAACTACAGTATCCAAGGAGCAATCTGAAAGTAGTTTCCCTGGAATGGTTGTGTCAGCAAAGAACAGGCCCAGATTCATGCACTGAACCAGTGGTCCAAACCAGAGACCCACCTCTGACTCCCAAGCTGCAacatgggagccagtgtggtgtagtggttaagagcggtagactcgtaatctggggaaccgggttcgcgtcttcgctcctccacatgcagctgctgggtgaccttgggccagtcacacttctctgaaatctttcagcctcactcacctcacagagtgtttgttgtgagggaggaagggaaaggagaatgttagccgctttcagacccttcaggtagtgataaagtgggatatcaattccaaactcctcctcttcttcaattTTTCTGTTTTGACTTACACTTAATAGCACTAATAAGGTACATTAATTCCCTCATTTTTCCCCCATTCGCAAGATGTCTATGACAAAAGTGTCTCTCACTACATGTAAACAAATTGTGGGAAAGACTCTATGTGGTTGGCCAGAAATATGTATTGTTATAGGTTTTGTGGGGAGATGCTCCTAAACCCtgcaaattaataaatggtaaaattttgattatttggcatattgaagggaagattgcaAGCCAGTGGAAAAATACGGGCTAACCTCCCTTTCCAAGCCAGGacctcacctgggatagaggcGTTAACATGACCAAAGGTGTTGATGGTCTgtctaagacaggcataggcaaactcggccatccagatggtttgggactacaactcccatcacccctgaccactggtcctgttagctagggttgatgggagttgtagtcccaaaacatctggagggccgagtttgccgatGCCTGATCTAAGAGGAATcttgggcctgggcagacagaggttgccaaggtgatgaCGGGGTTTGTGAGAAGAAGTGATAGAAAAGAATGTCTTAAGCAAGCTGTGCTGGGAAGGACAAAGAAAAAGGTCCATCTTTGGCAGGCTGGCTAAAGGCAGGCTAGGAGAGATGCCTTGgtggggaacaagcccctcttgagataactatgctgtaagatctggacccccTCCATCTAAACTCAGGTggaaatatgtgaataaatcgtCCTTCTTAAAGCTATGACGGCCTCCGCCCAGTGGCTGAGGAACCCTCTCTAGCACCTGCGGCGGGGCAGCCTGTACAGAGTGCGCACGTGTGGCATCCTGTACGGATtgtgcatgtgcagcatcccgtATGGAGCGAGCACGCTCAGCAACCGtataggctgccgcgcatgcgcaccCCGTACGGGCTGCTGCTCTTGCATGGTGACCACacaggctgccgcgcatgcgcaaTCCATACGGGCTGCCGCTCTTGCACGGCGACCACacaggctgccgcgcatgcgcactCCGTACGGGCTGCCGCTCTTGCACGGCGACCACACGGGCTGCCGCGCATGCACACTCTGTACAGGCTGCCGCTCTTGCACGGCGACCACacaggctgccgcgcatgcgcactCTGTACAGGCTGCCGCTCTTGCACGGCGACCACAcgggctgccgcgcatgcgcactCCATACGGGCTGCCACTCTTGCACAGCGACCACACAGGCTGCCATGCATGCGCACTCCGTACGGGCTGCCGCTCTTGCACGGCGACCACACGGGCTGCCGCGCATGCACACTCTGTACAGGCTGCCGCTCTTGCACGGCGACCACACGGGCTGCCGTGCATGCGCACTCTGTACAGGCTGCCGCTCTTGCACAGCGACCACACGGGCTGCCGTGCATGCGCACTCCGTACGGGCTGCCGCTCTTGCACAGCGACCAtacaggctgccgcgcatgcacaATCCATACGGGCTGCTGCTCTTGCACGGTGACCATACAGGCTGCTGCACATGCGCAATCCATACGGGCTGCTGCTCTTGCACGGCGACCACACGGGCTGCCACACATGCGCACTCCGTACGGGCTGCTGCTCTTGCACTTTGACCATACAGGCTGCCGCGCAAGCAGTGCCCATACAGACTGCGCGCcctcggccgctctacagctgggggaaggcaggggccatcttgtcacacacaccccagagtggCACCCAGGGCATCCCGCCCCCTCCGCCTCCCACTTCATACGCCCCTGCCTCCGCCACATCTTAAATTCTCCCAAGCAGCACAGACCCTGGTTAAGGGCCAAGATCCCTGGAATCCTGTGCATGATCTTGGCAGGGATTGGGGTGGCCACAGGAAACAGTCatttgttgttgctggcatctgtcgaGTTGTGCCTTGCATTTTCTATAAATTCCTTCTTTTTTACTCTTAGTACCAAGCACCTTGTTGCACCCTTTTGCTGGGGGAGCTTTGCTAAGATCTCACACCTTCTCCTGCTCTGTTAGGAGACACAAAAAGAGTTGCCGGCTATCACGAAGCTGCTgatctctcccccatccctttgTCCCTCTGAGCTCCCAAACAAATCCTGATATCAAAGGCGCAGCCCAGCTGTAAAAATTTCGGCAGAGATGAAACAATTTCTGGGCAATATGCAAATGTTCAAACAAACACCACCAGGTTTGTGTGGAGCATAAAAGAAGCACATTTCTGAGCAGAATTAATTTTGCAGGAATCAAGGGGCTTTCCTCGCCTTCAGAGCAGCAACACACTCAGCCTGTTAAGAGATAACCAGCTATCAAAGAGAAGCAAGACAAGCAAAATAAAGGAAAATGCACAGCTAATATTGCAGTATGTTTTCTTTGAGACAATGGAATCAAAACAGTGTGAGTTCAAAGGGAAAGCTAGATTGAAGAATGGGCAATAAAGaagactttcttttctttcctttctttctttttttaatgtttaaatgcatttattaaaTCACAGATAATTGTGCCCTCTACAGGCATAGTATTAGTATATTCCAATAAAAGCTCCAGCGAACCCATGGCTGCTCCCAACTTTTCAGTGGAGGATTTAACCCAGCATCTCTACTCCTTTCTCCATTCTTTTGGGGTAATTCGACCAATAGGAGACAAATTCCATTCTATCCCTGTTTGTGTCACAACATAGCTCCAAATGGAGACACAAAACAGAGCCCCACCAAGCAAAATCAAGTTGCCATATTTGTCATGAAAATCAGGCCCATGGTTGCTGTGAACTTGTCTTGCCGCAGTACGCTGCACGCCACGAGCCCCGAAGCCCAGAGCTCCCCTCGCCAAAGGAAAAATCATCTCTCCGCCTCAGGATCGGACTCAGCCCCTCCGACTTTATTTTCTATTGAAAGAATAACAATTGGGCTTCAGTGTGGCTTCTAAAGGAGGTAAAGTACAAGATTCAAGTTCTCGATATATGAGAAAGGAGGTGCAAACAACACATTTGGAAAATCAGGTGCCACAAAAGCTTAGAGCTTCCTCTCAGCCCAGCACATAGTGCCAAAGCTGAACACCAGAGGAGCACCATCTGAAATCACAGATCTAGCAGTACTGTTTCTCTAAGACTGCTGTAACTTTGTGCTTCCCTTACATCCACCTCTCCCCTCATCTGAACGCCTCTGTTCAAGTCATTTCCTCCACTTCTTCAGTCAATTAGTTCTCTATCTCTGCTAACTTTCCCCCCCAGTTTCTGTGTCCTATCCGCAGCACCACTACCAAAGACTGATTCACCCCATGCACGTGTTTCTTGGTACAGAATGATTCTCTTAAATGAAGGTAGCTTGCATGCTCAAGTCCACAACTGCATTCGTAGCAAAAGGCTGCTTTGCCTGCGGTTTGGTATGGGGTAGCAACTTACAGGAGTAAAATTGTGTGCCATGGAACAACTCCGACTCGccaactttttggggggtggggggatattACAAGCTACCCTGGAAAGGGTGAAAATGTAGTACAGACCTTTCTAGTTTAAGTTCTATTTGGGTCCCTGCCCAAATAATAGTTATCTGCATCATggctgctgctaatgcagcgctttgacttcacccccagagactCATGCCATTGTCTCtccagacagatggatgccaaccaaacacaaacacacacacaggatgaatctacacatggggggggggcagagaaccataggaaattaaattgttataacaaaaggaaaaaaaacgcTATGTAAAAATCGCATAGAATTTTCttttgctctctggcgccatctg carries:
- the LOC128416900 gene encoding cytochrome c oxidase subunit 7B, mitochondrial-like; amino-acid sequence: MIFPLARGALGFGARGVQRTAARQVHSNHGPDFHDKYGNLILLGGALFCVSIWSYVVTQTGIEWNLSPIGRITPKEWRKE